In Chaetodon trifascialis isolate fChaTrf1 chromosome 6, fChaTrf1.hap1, whole genome shotgun sequence, one DNA window encodes the following:
- the LOC139332064 gene encoding dynamin-1-like protein isoform X2, with protein MESLIPTINRLQEVFLTVGAEIIQLPQIVVVGSQSSGKSSVLESLVGRDFLPRGSGIVTRRPLVLQLINVAPPKERLKIESGVKAEEWGTFLHCKNQIFTDFQEIRREIESETERSSGDNKGITAEPIYLKIFSPKVLNLTLVDLPGITKVPVGDQPEDIEAQVQEMILSFISNPNSLILAVSPANSDLATSDALKLAREVDPDGRRTLLVVSKLDLMDAGTDALEVLLGRVIPVRLGIIGVVNRSQHDINTQKSLEDSMKDEQAFLQRHYPSLASRAGSRYLAKTLSRLLMHHIRDCLPDLKTRVTVLSSQYQARLNSYGQPVEDHSATLLQIVTKFASDYCNTIEGTARYIQTSELCGGARICYIFHETFGRTLQSIDPLGGLTELDILTAIRNATGPRPALFVPEVSFELLVKRQIKRLEEPSLRCVELVHEELQRIIQHCSSFSTQELLRFPKLHDSIVEVVTGLLRKRLPITNEMVHNLVAIELAYINTKHPDFTDAAQVSASVNSQQAEALDGGKRWKNEKVAEEKALAAGFGSPSKGQAINLLDTAVPVSRKLSAREQRDCEVIQRLIKSYFLIVRKSIQDSVPKTVMHFLVNFVKEHLQSELVGQLYKQPLLQELLIESQDTAQQRTEVAQMLEALKKANNIISEIRETHLW; from the exons ATGGAGAGTCTCATTCCCACCATCAACCGGCTGCAGGAGGTCTTCCTCACCGTGGGTGCAGAGATCATACAGCTGCCTCAGATTGTCGTGGTCGGATCTCAG AGCAGTGGAAAgagctctgtgctggagagcCTGGTTGGACGGGATTTCTTGCCTCGGGGATCAGGAATAGTCACAAGGAGACCTCTGGTGTTGCAGCTTATTAACGTTGCCCCTCCGAAGGAGAGACTGAAGATCGAGAGCG GTGTCAAAGCTGAAGAGTGGGGTACATTCCTGCACTGCAAGAACCAG ATCTTCACAGATTTTCAGGAAATCCGTCGGGAAATAGAATCAGAGACTGAGCGCAGTTCCGGGGATAACAAG GGAATCACTGCTGAGCCCATATATTTAAAGATTTTCTCCCCCAAAGTCCTTAATCTCACCCTGGTTGATTTACCTGGAATTACTAAG GTTCCTGTTGGGGACCAGCCAGAGGACATTGAGGCTCAAGTACAAGAGATGATCTTGTCCTTCATCTCCAATCCAAACTCCCTCATCCTCGCGGTGTCCCCTGCCAACTCTGACTTGGCCACCTCTGATGCGCTGAAATTGGCTCGTGAGGTTGATCCAGATG GTCGTCGAACACTTCTGGTGGTCAGCAAGCTGGACCTGATGGATGCTGGGACTGATGCTCTTGAGGTCCTTCTGGGTCGAGTCATTCCAGTCAGACTTGGGATTATCGGGGTGGTTAACAG GAGCCAGCATGACATTAATACCCAGAAGAGCCTGGAGGACTCGATGAAGGATGAGCAGGCTTTCCTGCAGCGCCACTACCCCTCGCTCGCCTCCCGTGCCGGCTCACGTTATCTGGCCAAAACTCTCAGCAGGCTGCTCATGCACCACATCCGGGACTGCCTGCCTGACCTCAAAACCCGAGTGACCGTGCTGAGTTCCCAGTACCAGGCACGGCTCAACAGCTATGGCCAGCCAGTAGAAGACCACAGTGCCACCCTGCTGCAGATTGTCACCAAGTTTGCCAGCGATTACTGCAACACCATTGAGGGAACAGCCAGATACATCCAGACCTCAGAGCT CTGCGGGGGTGCTCGGATCTGTTACATATTCCATGAGACCTTTGGCCGCACTTTGCAGTCCATCGACCCCCTGGGAGGACTGACTGAGCTCGATATCCTCACTGCCATCCGCAATGCTACG GGTCCGCGGCCAGCACTTTTTGTGCCCGAGGTATCCTTTGAGTTGCTTGTGAAACGTCAAATTAAGCGGCTGGAGGAGCCCAGTCTGCGCTGTGTAGAGCTTGTtcatgaagagctgcagaggatcATCCAGCACTGTTCCTCCTTCAGCACGCAG GAGCTTCTCAGATTCCCCAAACTGCACGATTCCATCGTGGAAGTAGTGACTGGATTACTGAGAAAGCGCTTGCCGATCACTAATGAAATG GTACACAATTTAGTAGCAATAGAACTCGCCTACATCAACACAAAGCATCCAGACTTTACTGATGCAGCGCAGGTCTCAGCATCTGTCAACAGTCAGCAG GCAGAGGCCCTTGATGGAGGAAAGCGCTGGAAGAACGAGAAGGTTGCAGAAGAGAAAGCCCTGGCTGCAGGCTTTGGCAGCCCCAGCAAAGGCCAGGCCATTAACCTCCTCGACACA GCGGTGCCTGTATCCCGCAAGCTGAGTGCGAGGGAGCAGAGGGACTGTGAGGTCATCCAGCGCCTCATCAAGAGCTACTTCCTCATTGTCCGTAAAAGCATCCAGGACAG tgtgccCAAGACAGTGATGCACTTCCTGGTGAACTTTGTGAAAGAGCATCTGCAGAGTGAGCTGGTGGGTCAGCTTTACaaacagcctctgctgcaggagctgctcaTTGAGTCACAGGACACGGCACAGCAGCGGACCGAGGTTGCTCAGATGCTCGAG GCGCTCAAAAAAGCTAATAACATCATCTCTGAGATCCGGGAAACTCATCTGTGGTAG
- the LOC139332064 gene encoding dynamin-1-like protein isoform X1, with amino-acid sequence MESLIPTINRLQEVFLTVGAEIIQLPQIVVVGSQSSGKSSVLESLVGRDFLPRGSGIVTRRPLVLQLINVAPPKERLKIESGNGVKQNAQNSYPGVKAEEWGTFLHCKNQIFTDFQEIRREIESETERSSGDNKGITAEPIYLKIFSPKVLNLTLVDLPGITKVPVGDQPEDIEAQVQEMILSFISNPNSLILAVSPANSDLATSDALKLAREVDPDGRRTLLVVSKLDLMDAGTDALEVLLGRVIPVRLGIIGVVNRSQHDINTQKSLEDSMKDEQAFLQRHYPSLASRAGSRYLAKTLSRLLMHHIRDCLPDLKTRVTVLSSQYQARLNSYGQPVEDHSATLLQIVTKFASDYCNTIEGTARYIQTSELCGGARICYIFHETFGRTLQSIDPLGGLTELDILTAIRNATGPRPALFVPEVSFELLVKRQIKRLEEPSLRCVELVHEELQRIIQHCSSFSTQELLRFPKLHDSIVEVVTGLLRKRLPITNEMVHNLVAIELAYINTKHPDFTDAAQVSASVNSQQAEALDGGKRWKNEKVAEEKALAAGFGSPSKGQAINLLDTAVPVSRKLSAREQRDCEVIQRLIKSYFLIVRKSIQDSVPKTVMHFLVNFVKEHLQSELVGQLYKQPLLQELLIESQDTAQQRTEVAQMLEALKKANNIISEIRETHLW; translated from the exons ATGGAGAGTCTCATTCCCACCATCAACCGGCTGCAGGAGGTCTTCCTCACCGTGGGTGCAGAGATCATACAGCTGCCTCAGATTGTCGTGGTCGGATCTCAG AGCAGTGGAAAgagctctgtgctggagagcCTGGTTGGACGGGATTTCTTGCCTCGGGGATCAGGAATAGTCACAAGGAGACCTCTGGTGTTGCAGCTTATTAACGTTGCCCCTCCGAAGGAGAGACTGAAGATCGAGAGCG GCAATGGGGTAAAACAAAATGCCCAAAACAGCTACCCAG GTGTCAAAGCTGAAGAGTGGGGTACATTCCTGCACTGCAAGAACCAG ATCTTCACAGATTTTCAGGAAATCCGTCGGGAAATAGAATCAGAGACTGAGCGCAGTTCCGGGGATAACAAG GGAATCACTGCTGAGCCCATATATTTAAAGATTTTCTCCCCCAAAGTCCTTAATCTCACCCTGGTTGATTTACCTGGAATTACTAAG GTTCCTGTTGGGGACCAGCCAGAGGACATTGAGGCTCAAGTACAAGAGATGATCTTGTCCTTCATCTCCAATCCAAACTCCCTCATCCTCGCGGTGTCCCCTGCCAACTCTGACTTGGCCACCTCTGATGCGCTGAAATTGGCTCGTGAGGTTGATCCAGATG GTCGTCGAACACTTCTGGTGGTCAGCAAGCTGGACCTGATGGATGCTGGGACTGATGCTCTTGAGGTCCTTCTGGGTCGAGTCATTCCAGTCAGACTTGGGATTATCGGGGTGGTTAACAG GAGCCAGCATGACATTAATACCCAGAAGAGCCTGGAGGACTCGATGAAGGATGAGCAGGCTTTCCTGCAGCGCCACTACCCCTCGCTCGCCTCCCGTGCCGGCTCACGTTATCTGGCCAAAACTCTCAGCAGGCTGCTCATGCACCACATCCGGGACTGCCTGCCTGACCTCAAAACCCGAGTGACCGTGCTGAGTTCCCAGTACCAGGCACGGCTCAACAGCTATGGCCAGCCAGTAGAAGACCACAGTGCCACCCTGCTGCAGATTGTCACCAAGTTTGCCAGCGATTACTGCAACACCATTGAGGGAACAGCCAGATACATCCAGACCTCAGAGCT CTGCGGGGGTGCTCGGATCTGTTACATATTCCATGAGACCTTTGGCCGCACTTTGCAGTCCATCGACCCCCTGGGAGGACTGACTGAGCTCGATATCCTCACTGCCATCCGCAATGCTACG GGTCCGCGGCCAGCACTTTTTGTGCCCGAGGTATCCTTTGAGTTGCTTGTGAAACGTCAAATTAAGCGGCTGGAGGAGCCCAGTCTGCGCTGTGTAGAGCTTGTtcatgaagagctgcagaggatcATCCAGCACTGTTCCTCCTTCAGCACGCAG GAGCTTCTCAGATTCCCCAAACTGCACGATTCCATCGTGGAAGTAGTGACTGGATTACTGAGAAAGCGCTTGCCGATCACTAATGAAATG GTACACAATTTAGTAGCAATAGAACTCGCCTACATCAACACAAAGCATCCAGACTTTACTGATGCAGCGCAGGTCTCAGCATCTGTCAACAGTCAGCAG GCAGAGGCCCTTGATGGAGGAAAGCGCTGGAAGAACGAGAAGGTTGCAGAAGAGAAAGCCCTGGCTGCAGGCTTTGGCAGCCCCAGCAAAGGCCAGGCCATTAACCTCCTCGACACA GCGGTGCCTGTATCCCGCAAGCTGAGTGCGAGGGAGCAGAGGGACTGTGAGGTCATCCAGCGCCTCATCAAGAGCTACTTCCTCATTGTCCGTAAAAGCATCCAGGACAG tgtgccCAAGACAGTGATGCACTTCCTGGTGAACTTTGTGAAAGAGCATCTGCAGAGTGAGCTGGTGGGTCAGCTTTACaaacagcctctgctgcaggagctgctcaTTGAGTCACAGGACACGGCACAGCAGCGGACCGAGGTTGCTCAGATGCTCGAG GCGCTCAAAAAAGCTAATAACATCATCTCTGAGATCCGGGAAACTCATCTGTGGTAG